Proteins from a genomic interval of Lysobacter stagni:
- a CDS encoding SDR family oxidoreductase, which produces MDLDLTGKHALVCGASQGIGLATAQALADLGADVTLLARREERLRELAASLATDKGQTHGWIAADGADTDTLRAKVQALVNGKPVHILVNNSGGPPPGTVRGADIAAFEAAYRQHLIANHVLAETVIPGMERDGYGRIVNVISTSVKEPLQGLGVSNTTRWAVASWAKTLATELAPKGITVNNVLPGSTETPRIEQIIDNTSAKTGRSREEVFEKMVSEIPMRRFARPQETAAAIAFLCSPAASYITGVNLPVDGGRTRSL; this is translated from the coding sequence GTGGACCTCGACCTCACCGGAAAGCATGCCCTCGTCTGTGGTGCCAGCCAGGGCATCGGCCTGGCCACCGCGCAGGCATTGGCGGACCTCGGCGCCGACGTCACGCTGCTCGCACGACGCGAAGAGCGCCTGCGCGAACTCGCCGCCTCGCTCGCCACCGACAAAGGGCAGACACACGGCTGGATCGCCGCCGACGGCGCCGACACCGACACGCTGCGCGCGAAGGTGCAGGCGCTGGTGAATGGCAAACCGGTGCACATCCTCGTCAACAACAGCGGCGGACCGCCGCCTGGCACCGTGCGCGGCGCGGACATCGCCGCGTTCGAAGCCGCCTACCGCCAGCACCTCATCGCCAACCACGTGCTGGCCGAAACGGTGATTCCCGGCATGGAGCGCGATGGCTACGGCCGCATCGTCAACGTCATCTCCACCTCGGTGAAGGAGCCGCTGCAGGGCCTGGGCGTGTCCAACACCACGCGATGGGCCGTAGCCAGCTGGGCCAAGACGCTGGCGACGGAACTGGCGCCCAAGGGCATCACCGTCAACAACGTGTTGCCGGGCTCGACCGAAACGCCGCGCATCGAGCAGATCATCGACAACACGTCGGCCAAGACGGGCCGCAGTCGCGAGGAAGTGTTCGAGAAGATGGTGTCGGAAATCCCGATGCGCCGTTTCGCCCGCCCGCAGGAAACCGCCGCGGCGATCGCGTTCCTGTGTTCGCCGGCGGCCTCGTACATCACCGGCGTGAACCTGCCGGTGGACGGCGGGCGCACGCGGTCGCTCTGA
- the can gene encoding carbonate dehydratase — MTDSPLNELLEKNREWSERIQREDPGFFERLSLQQAPEYLWIGCSDSRVPANQIIDMAPGEVFVHRNIANVVVHTDLNCLSVIQFAVDVLKVKRILVVGHYGCGGVHAALHGRRVGLADNWLRHVSDVAEKHCGCIEHAHEGERHDRLCELNVIEQVQNVCLTTIVRDAWARGQELSVHGWVYSLRNGLVHDMGIDVDSSEKLDTLYKAAVARVNGYGGDSPR; from the coding sequence ATGACCGACAGCCCACTGAACGAACTCCTCGAGAAGAACCGCGAATGGTCCGAGCGCATCCAGCGCGAAGACCCCGGATTCTTCGAGCGCCTCTCGCTGCAGCAGGCGCCGGAATATCTGTGGATCGGCTGCTCGGATTCGCGCGTTCCGGCCAACCAGATCATCGACATGGCGCCGGGCGAGGTGTTCGTCCACCGCAACATCGCCAACGTGGTGGTGCACACCGATCTCAACTGCCTGTCGGTCATCCAGTTCGCGGTGGACGTGCTGAAGGTCAAGCGCATCCTCGTCGTCGGACACTACGGCTGCGGCGGCGTGCACGCGGCGCTGCACGGACGGCGCGTGGGCCTGGCCGACAACTGGCTGCGGCACGTCTCCGACGTGGCCGAGAAGCACTGCGGGTGCATCGAACACGCGCACGAAGGCGAGCGCCACGACCGCCTGTGCGAGCTCAACGTGATCGAACAGGTGCAGAACGTGTGCCTGACCACGATCGTCCGCGACGCCTGGGCACGCGGACAGGAGCTGTCGGTCCACGGCTGGGTCTACAGCCTGCGCAACGGCCTGGTGCACGACATGGGCATCGACGTGGATTCGTCCGAGAAACTGGACACGCTCTACAAGGCCGCCGTGGCACGCGTGAACGGCTACGGCGGGGATTCGCCGCGATGA
- a CDS encoding HesB/IscA family protein has translation MAVTLAPAALARVQRYLVEDPGAIGLRFGVSRTGCSGWQYKADLTREQGADDTVFEQDGVRIYVDALSLPLVDGTQIDLVKQRLGEQFLFRNPNVTAECGCGESFTTKADAA, from the coding sequence ATGGCCGTGACCCTTGCTCCTGCTGCTCTCGCCCGCGTCCAGCGCTATCTCGTCGAAGATCCCGGCGCGATCGGCCTGCGCTTCGGCGTGTCCCGCACGGGCTGCTCGGGCTGGCAGTACAAGGCCGACCTGACCCGCGAGCAGGGCGCCGACGACACGGTCTTCGAGCAGGATGGCGTGCGCATCTACGTCGACGCGTTGAGCCTGCCGCTGGTCGACGGCACGCAGATCGACCTGGTCAAGCAGCGCCTGGGCGAGCAGTTCCTGTTCCGCAACCCCAATGTCACCGCCGAGTGCGGTTGCGGCGAATCGTTCACGACGAAGGCCGACGCGGCCTGA
- a CDS encoding FMN-binding negative transcriptional regulator, translated as MYLPRAFAERDLDALDRMAGRDRFITLVTVRDGEPTVSHLPVLYRRQGERVELIGHWARPNPQATHAGPALAIFHGPHAYVSPGWYPDKEDAARVPTWNYAVAHLRGTLSTFEDDASLAEVVDGLSIEFEATVGGDWRFESGRDEFRRQLRGIIGFRFVADDIALKFKLSQNHPMPNREAVAARLEAQSREASRDTAALMRERMNEPTGD; from the coding sequence ATGTACCTGCCACGCGCCTTCGCCGAACGCGACCTGGACGCGCTGGATCGCATGGCCGGGCGCGACCGTTTCATCACGCTGGTCACCGTTCGCGACGGCGAGCCCACCGTCAGCCATCTGCCCGTGCTGTATCGCCGCCAGGGCGAACGCGTCGAACTGATCGGCCACTGGGCGCGGCCCAATCCGCAGGCAACGCACGCGGGCCCCGCGCTCGCCATCTTCCACGGCCCGCACGCGTACGTGTCGCCGGGCTGGTACCCCGACAAGGAAGACGCCGCGCGCGTTCCGACCTGGAACTACGCTGTCGCACACCTGCGCGGCACGCTGTCCACGTTCGAGGATGACGCATCGCTCGCCGAGGTCGTGGACGGCCTGAGCATCGAGTTCGAGGCCACCGTCGGCGGAGACTGGCGCTTCGAGTCCGGACGCGACGAGTTCCGTCGACAGCTGCGCGGCATCATCGGCTTCCGTTTCGTGGCCGACGACATCGCGCTGAAGTTCAAGCTCAGCCAGAACCACCCGATGCCCAATCGCGAAGCCGTCGCGGCGCGACTGGAAGCGCAATCGCGCGAGGCCAGCCGCGACACCGCCGCGCTGATGCGCGAGCGTATGAACGAACCGACAGGAGACTGA
- a CDS encoding ADP-ribosylation/crystallin J1, translated as MTDTVTLYRPTGPEEMALLEAAGFRRWPPRLPEQPIFYPVTNQQYAIEIATRWNIRDSGVGYVTRFEVERGFMERYPIQKVGGAHHTEWWVPAEELEALNDHIVGLIEVVGEYRPDTATEHL; from the coding sequence ATGACGGACACCGTCACGCTGTACCGTCCGACCGGTCCCGAGGAAATGGCCCTGCTGGAAGCCGCGGGCTTCCGGCGCTGGCCACCGCGGCTGCCCGAACAGCCGATCTTCTATCCGGTGACCAACCAGCAGTATGCGATCGAGATCGCGACACGCTGGAACATCAGGGACAGCGGTGTCGGCTATGTGACCCGGTTCGAGGTGGAGCGCGGGTTCATGGAACGCTATCCGATCCAGAAGGTCGGCGGCGCCCACCACACGGAATGGTGGGTTCCTGCCGAGGAACTCGAGGCACTCAACGACCATATCGTCGGCCTCATCGAAGTCGTGGGGGAATACCGCCCCGACACTGCAACGGAACACCTGTGA
- a CDS encoding RidA family protein has translation MSDVIRASAAPKPVGQYPHARRVGELLFLSGIGPRDPASNAIVGNVHDADGRLISYDIDAQTRAVFANVRTVLEASGARWEDLVDVTVYLTDMARDFKTYNAVWAEWFPDIDTAPCRTTLGITALPTPIAIELKCTAVVRGATSSSKAPE, from the coding sequence ATGAGCGATGTCATCCGCGCCAGCGCGGCGCCGAAGCCCGTGGGCCAGTACCCGCACGCGCGCCGCGTGGGCGAGTTGTTGTTCCTGTCCGGCATCGGCCCGCGTGACCCGGCCAGCAACGCCATCGTCGGCAACGTCCACGATGCCGACGGCCGGTTGATCAGCTACGACATCGACGCGCAGACGCGCGCGGTGTTCGCCAACGTGCGCACCGTGCTGGAAGCCAGCGGCGCACGCTGGGAGGACCTGGTCGACGTCACCGTCTACCTCACCGACATGGCCCGCGATTTCAAGACGTACAACGCGGTGTGGGCCGAATGGTTCCCCGACATCGACACCGCGCCGTGCCGCACCACGCTGGGCATTACCGCGCTGCCGACGCCGATAGCGATCGAACTCAAGTGCACCGCCGTCGTGCGCGGCGCGACATCCTCGAGCAAGGCACCGGAGTAA
- a CDS encoding aldehyde dehydrogenase, whose translation MRLRHFIAGEPREPVSNRWGEVFDPANGKAFAEVALGDGADVEAAIVAAEAAFPAWSSLPHTERARWLEKLADALEAKLDDFAHAESRDGGKPIKLAREVEIPRAISNLRFFAHAATQFASESHHGQAGLNYTLRQPLGVVATISPWNLPLYLFTWKIAPALAAGNAVVAKPSEVTPVTATMLGELAAQIGFPKGVLNIVHGLGPEVGEPLVSDPRVKAVSFTGSTAVGRRIAGIAAPLLKKVSLELGGKNPTVVFADSDWRDHMDTLVRSAFQNSGQICLCGSRMLVERSIYSEFRDTLVERAQQLRVGDPIDHDNHLGPLVSRPHFDKVMAALQRARDEGGKVLCGGTSLDRPGWFVAPTVIEGLGPDCASNRDEIFGPVVTLQPFDSDEEALALANAGDYGLAASVWTRDLRRAHRFAARLRAGMVWVNTWLQRDLRTPFGGMGASGLGREGGFEAMRFFTDAKNVGLQLD comes from the coding sequence ATGCGCCTTCGCCACTTCATCGCCGGTGAGCCACGCGAGCCCGTATCGAACCGGTGGGGCGAAGTCTTCGATCCCGCGAACGGCAAGGCCTTCGCCGAGGTCGCGCTGGGCGATGGCGCCGACGTTGAGGCCGCCATCGTCGCGGCAGAGGCGGCTTTCCCGGCCTGGTCCTCCCTGCCCCACACCGAGCGTGCGCGTTGGCTGGAGAAGCTGGCCGACGCACTCGAAGCCAAGCTGGACGATTTTGCCCATGCCGAGTCGCGCGACGGCGGCAAGCCCATCAAGCTGGCACGCGAGGTGGAGATTCCCCGCGCCATCAGCAACCTGCGCTTCTTCGCGCATGCGGCCACGCAGTTTGCCAGCGAATCGCACCACGGCCAGGCCGGCCTGAACTACACGCTGCGCCAGCCGCTGGGCGTGGTCGCGACGATTTCGCCGTGGAACCTGCCGCTGTACCTGTTCACCTGGAAGATCGCCCCGGCGCTGGCCGCCGGCAACGCGGTCGTCGCCAAGCCGTCGGAAGTCACGCCGGTGACGGCGACGATGCTGGGCGAACTCGCGGCGCAGATCGGCTTTCCCAAGGGCGTGCTCAACATCGTGCACGGCCTGGGTCCCGAGGTTGGCGAACCGTTGGTGAGCGATCCCCGCGTGAAGGCCGTTTCGTTCACCGGCAGCACCGCGGTCGGTCGCCGCATCGCGGGCATCGCCGCTCCCCTGCTGAAGAAGGTCTCGCTGGAACTGGGCGGCAAGAACCCCACCGTGGTGTTCGCCGACAGCGACTGGCGCGACCACATGGACACCCTGGTGCGTTCCGCGTTCCAGAACTCCGGACAGATCTGCCTGTGCGGCTCGCGCATGCTGGTCGAGCGCAGCATCTACAGCGAGTTCCGCGACACGCTGGTCGAGCGCGCGCAGCAGTTGCGCGTGGGCGATCCTATCGACCATGACAACCACCTTGGACCGCTCGTATCCAGGCCCCATTTCGACAAGGTCATGGCCGCGTTGCAGCGCGCCCGTGACGAAGGCGGAAAGGTGCTGTGCGGCGGAACCTCGCTGGACCGCCCAGGCTGGTTCGTCGCGCCCACCGTGATCGAGGGGCTCGGTCCCGACTGCGCGAGCAACCGCGACGAGATCTTCGGCCCGGTGGTCACGCTGCAGCCGTTCGATTCGGACGAGGAAGCGCTCGCGCTGGCCAATGCGGGCGACTACGGCCTGGCCGCATCGGTATGGACGCGCGACCTGCGCCGCGCGCACCGGTTCGCCGCCCGCCTGCGCGCCGGCATGGTGTGGGTGAACACCTGGCTGCAACGCGACCTGCGTACGCCCTTCGGCGGCATGGGCGCGTCGGGCCTCGGCCGCGAAGGCGGATTCGAGGCGATGCGATTCTTCACCGACGCCAAGAACGTCGGACTGCAACTGGATTAG
- the asnS gene encoding asparagine--tRNA ligase, with amino-acid sequence MTVVSVEQALAGKIPAGGEVTVRGWVRTVRGTAGLAFIHVTDGSCFAPIQVVATDTLANFDDIKRLTTSCSVIATGTLVASQGKGQSFEIQASAVEVVGWVEDPLTYPIQPKPMTPEFLREVAHLRPRTNLFGAVTRIRDCLAKAAHRYFHENGFYWISTPIITTSDAEGAGQMFRVSTLDIANLPRGEKGEVDFSRDFFGKETFLTVSGQLNVEAYALSLSKVYTFGPTFRAENSNTTRHLAEFWMIEPEIAFADLAEDARVAEEFLKYMFRAVLDERGDDMAFIAERVQKDAITRLESFVNAPFERIEYTDAIKLLQSANKKFDFPVEWGLDLQTEHERWLTEEHVGRPVVVTNYPEHIKAFYMRLNDDGKTVAAMDVLAPGIGEIIGGSQREERLDMLDARMAQFGLDPAHYGWYRDFRRYGTVPHAGFGLGFERLVVYVCGLSNIRDAIPYPRAPGSAEF; translated from the coding sequence ATGACGGTGGTCAGCGTCGAACAGGCGCTCGCGGGCAAGATCCCGGCGGGCGGCGAAGTCACGGTCCGCGGCTGGGTGCGCACGGTGCGCGGCACGGCCGGGCTGGCCTTCATTCATGTGACCGACGGTTCGTGCTTCGCTCCGATCCAGGTCGTCGCCACCGACACGCTCGCCAATTTCGACGACATCAAGCGCCTGACGACCAGCTGCTCTGTGATCGCCACCGGCACCCTGGTCGCGTCCCAGGGCAAGGGCCAGTCCTTCGAGATCCAGGCCAGCGCGGTCGAGGTGGTCGGCTGGGTCGAGGACCCGCTGACCTACCCCATCCAGCCCAAGCCGATGACGCCGGAATTCCTGCGCGAAGTCGCGCACCTGCGTCCGCGCACCAACCTGTTCGGCGCCGTCACCCGCATCCGCGACTGCCTGGCCAAGGCCGCGCACCGCTACTTCCACGAGAACGGCTTCTACTGGATCTCCACGCCGATCATCACCACCTCCGACGCAGAAGGCGCGGGCCAGATGTTCCGCGTCTCCACGCTGGACATCGCCAACCTGCCGCGCGGCGAGAAGGGCGAGGTCGACTTCAGCCGTGACTTCTTCGGCAAGGAAACCTTCCTGACGGTGTCGGGCCAGCTCAACGTCGAGGCCTACGCGCTGTCGCTGAGCAAGGTCTACACCTTCGGGCCCACGTTCCGCGCCGAGAACAGCAACACCACGCGCCACCTGGCCGAGTTCTGGATGATCGAGCCGGAAATCGCCTTCGCCGACCTCGCCGAGGACGCGCGCGTGGCCGAGGAATTCCTGAAGTACATGTTCCGCGCCGTGCTCGACGAGCGCGGCGACGACATGGCCTTCATCGCCGAGCGCGTGCAGAAGGACGCCATCACGCGGCTGGAGTCGTTCGTCAACGCGCCGTTCGAACGCATCGAGTACACCGACGCGATCAAGCTGCTGCAGAGCGCCAACAAGAAGTTCGACTTCCCGGTCGAATGGGGCCTGGACCTGCAAACCGAGCACGAGCGCTGGCTGACCGAGGAACACGTCGGTCGTCCGGTCGTGGTCACCAACTACCCCGAGCACATCAAGGCCTTCTACATGCGCCTGAACGACGACGGCAAGACCGTCGCCGCGATGGACGTGCTGGCGCCGGGCATCGGCGAGATCATCGGCGGCAGCCAGCGCGAGGAGCGCCTGGACATGCTGGATGCGCGCATGGCGCAGTTCGGCCTGGATCCGGCGCACTACGGCTGGTACCGCGACTTCCGCCGCTACGGCACGGTGCCGCATGCCGGCTTCGGTCTGGGCTTCGAGCGTCTGGTGGTCTACGTGTGCGGCCTGAGCAACATCCGCGACGCGATCCCCTACCCGCGCGCGCCCGGCAGCGCGGAATTCTGA